GTCCCGGACGGGCCGGGGCGCGAACTCGACGGCGTAGGTCGGTCCCGCAAAGTCCGCGACGTGGCTCACCGTCGTCCCGCTGGCCGCGCCGAGATAGAGGACCGTCTCGCCGCCCGCGAGACCGATGTCCATCCCCGATTCGAACATCGCCGCGAGTTTCGAGCGCCCGGCGTCCCAACAGCGCCACCCCTCGTCGGTCGGTTCGCCGTAGACCGGTTCGCCGCGGGTCGCCAGTCGCTGTCGGCCGTCGAACGCGCGGCGTTCGACGCCCTCGGGGAGGTCGGTCATGCGTCGCCTCCCTGCTGTTCGGGTTCGCCGTCGTTCTCGCCGCGAATCTGGTCCATCCGGCGCTGTAGCTCCGCGTCGAGTTCCGGCTTGCGCTCGCCGGAGTAGTGGTCGATGCGGGCCGCGATGGTGAGTTTTCCGGCCAGCGTCCGCGCGGCCGACCCGCGCTTGTCCGGACGGGTCCCGCGGACGAACTCGTGGGTGAAGATGACGCCGTGCTTGGGCGAGGGCGCGTGGCCCCGGAGATGCGCGAACAGCGAGTCCTCCGCGCCGAGGACCTGCACGGTCCCGGAGGGTTTCTTGGCCAGCGATTCCAGTCCGCCAGCGAGCGAGATGAGTCGCGCGGCCAGCACCGGCCCGGCCAGCGCGGCGAGGTTCGGCGACACCTCGGGCGTCTCGCGTTCGATGAATTCGCGCAGTTCGTCGGATTCGTCGTCCAACTCGGCGACTCTGCGGGCAAGCGAAATCAGGCGCTCGTCGGTCGCCGACTCGGGGTCCCGGTCGGCCAACTCGCGGGCGTACTCGACGCCGGTCCCGGCGTCGGGGTAGCGACTGCCCGCCCACTCGGCGACGCGCTCGGCGAGTTCGTTGGCCTCGGCCGCGGCGTCGTCCATCGCGCGGACCGCGTGGACCAGTTGTTGGTCGTCGGCGCGCTCGCGCTCTGCCGCCCCCTCGCGGGCGGCCCGGAGCGTCGCCTCTCGGAGCGCGTCGTAGTAGTCCTCCTCGGTGTCGGCGAACCCGGACTCGACGGCCCGCGCGGGCCAGTCGGCGGGCGCGTCGGCCCGACCCTCGCGTATCCGGGCCGCGCCCGCCGCGGTGTCGTCCGGCGCGACCCCCTCGAACCACCCGCCGCCGTCGGTCTCGGGGCGAGTTCCATCTTCGGTCATGCCCGAGGCTTGCGCGTCTTCGGGTTTAAACCTACGTTACTCGGAGCGTGACGCGCAATGGATTTTTAGAAAGTTTGAGCACGATTCGCGTTCCACCTTGCGGTCGGCGCGTGGGGGCGCGACGCCTGCAGGCGTCGCGCCCATCCGCGCGAGGGCTGAGTAGCGCAACGGAGTGAGGCTTGCGAGACGTGACGCGTCTCGCTGATCTGCGAACGTGGTTCGCAGACAACGCAAGCGGTTGGGGAGGCATGAGGCTGATGCGGAGCGGTGGCGGTATGATTGGCTCAAGCCTGAAGCTAGCTCCGACGAATCGGTCGAACTTCTGACGACGAACGAACACACTTCCAACACCTCGCCGCACCAACGTTAAGCCCCGAGCGGTCGCAAACAGAACCCAGAGAGATGTCACGCAGCAACCGACGCCGACCGAGTGACCCGGACCCAGAAATCGCCGTGGACGTAGCCGAACGCGGCGACGAGTTCGTCGTGACCGCCGACCTGCCGGGCATTCGCAAGCAGAACATCGACGTGCGCGTCCGGAACGACCGCGTCCAGATACTCGCCGACCCCGAAACCGACGACGAGGGCGGCGGCGCGTTCGCCGACCGGGCGCGCGAACAGGGGCAAGTCAGTCGGACGATTCGCCTGTCCGAGCGAGTGAGCGAGAAGCGAACGACCGCCGAGTACCTGAATGGCCGCCTCACGATTACGCTCCCGAAGCGCGAACGGCAGCAGTCAGTGGACGTGGAGTAGGTCGTCCGGTCCCGAGGCCAAGCGAGCAAAAGAAAGAGAGCCGTGAACCGAAATCCCAAAGCCCTCGCGCTCCGTTCTCCGACCGATGCACGCCGAACTGTTCGGTCGAACCGTCGAACTCGACGCCGACAGTGTCGCGGCCTCCGAAGACGAAATCCGGGCGCAGGTCGCCGAGTACGCCGCGGGCGAGCGCCGGGAGTTCGACCTGTCGGTGGCGCTCGCAGACGGATTCGCGGGCGAAGTCATGGCCAAGATGCGCGCGATTCCGTACGGCGAGACTCGGACCTACGGCGAGATCGCCGACGCGCTCGACTCCGCGCCGGTCGCGGTGGGCCGGGCCTGCGGAGCGAATCCGGTACCGCTGGTGGTGCCCTGCCACCGCGTCGTCGGTGTGGACTCGCTGGGCGGTTACTCGGCGGGCGACGGTCCCGCGCTCAAGCGGCGACTGCTCGAACTCGAAGGTGCCCGCGAGTAGTTTCACCCGATTCGGACAGCAAAGAACGGTCTCGAAGTTAGGTTTATATTCCAACAATTTTGGCCGTAACAACTAAGCGGGTACTCCCGAATGAGTAAACTGCAGTTGCGTCCCGGTTGCGCCGCGACGCCACGGTCATGCTGTCCAGCGGTCCGGTCTGTCATCCAACCCGCGCACTCGCCGTCCGCCGGTCCCGCTGTCGTGAGTTCCCGCCCTCCACTTTCGTGCCGAATCCGGATACTCGCTTAGTCGAGTGAATCGAACTACTCGAACTTCTCGAAGGGCTGTTCGCAGTCGTTGCAGTAGTGCATCGACCGACACAGCGACGGGCCTTTCGGATGCTCGCGCTCGGTGTCGGTCGATTGGCAGTAGGGGCACTCCGCGCCGCTGTCCTCGCCGGAGGTCTCGACGCTGGGGTCGGGTCGTCGCATGGTCAGACGCTCAGGCCGAACTCGTTGAGGTCGGCCTTCCCGCGTTCGGTCACCATCTCGATGGACCACTCGGGACTCCAAACGAGTCGCAGGTCCACCGACTCGATACTGGAGACGCCCGCGACGGCGCGTTCGACCTCGTCGGTCAGCATGTCGCGGGCCGGACACCCCGAGTAGGTCAAGGTCATCAGGACCTCGGCGTGGTGGCCCTCGTCTTCGCGCTCCATCACGTCGAGACCGTAGACGAGTCCGAGGTCCACGATGGAGACGGGCATCTCGGGGTCCTCGACGCCGTAGAGCGCGTCCCACACCTCGGCCTCGATTCCCGCCGCGCCCTCGCCCGTCGCGGGCAGGTCCTCGACTTCCTCGCCCTCGACGTACTCGGTGTAGGCACAGAGCGCGGGGTCAGTGCAGTCGTCGCCCAGACCCGGCACGGCGGCGTCTCCGGAACCGGAGACGCCGCCCGTGCCGGGAATCTCGTCGGCGTCGAGGTCCGCGGGGTCCTCCTCACGGAGGTCCGGAATCTCGGGGTCGTACGGTAGGTCACTGGACATGGGGGTGAATCACTCCTCGTCGTCGGGGTCGTTCATGATGCGGGTCGCCTCGTGGCGGTCGAGTTCGCGGTACGTGTTGGTGAACTCGCTCCAGAGGTCGTCCCAGTCGTCGGTGTGGGACGTGTCGCGCCCGATATCTTCGGGCAGGTCCAAATCCTCGTGGTGGGTGTCGTACTGCTCTGGCAGTTCGACCTCGTCCACGGTGAGACCGAGACCTTCGAGGTACGGGACCACGGTGTCGAGCCACTCCTCGCGCATGTCGGCCAGCGTCTCGGTCCGGAGACCCAACTCGTCGATGCGGGTCTCTATCTCGTCGTCTACGGGCGCGAAGAGCGTGAGGGCATAGGGCAGGAGGCGGTCGAGCGCCTGCTGGACGCGTCGTCTCCCTTCGTCGTCGTCGGTGAGTCGTTCGAGCCAGTTCTCGGCGTGTTCGCGGTGGTAGTCCTCTTCGCCCCGAATCTTGCCCACGCGGTCGCGGATGCGAGCGTACGACGAGTCCACGAGGGCTTCGAGACGAAGTTCCTCGGCCACGTCGTAGAGGTACGACCGCAGAATCGGGTCGGCCCAGTCGCCCTCCTCGTAGGGGAGTTCCGCAAGGGTGGCGTGGTGCCACTCGTCGGCGGGTCGCTCCCAGATGAGGTCGGGTTCGTCCGGGCCGAAATCCTGTAGCAGGTCGAACCAGAGACGCGCGTGCCCGAGTTCGTCCTGCGTGATGTTGGCCAGCGCGAGGTCGGATTCGAGCGTCGGCGCGCGGACCTGCCACTCGGTGTATCGCTCGGCGGTGACGAACTCGTCGTCCGCGAGGCGGAAGAGTAGCGTCTCGACCGCTTCGCGCTCTTCCGCGGAGAGGTCGTCGGGACCGGGCAGTTGCTCGGCGCTCGCCATCAGTCGTCACCTCGCTTTCGCTCGGTCTCGGCCTGCACCTGCTCGCTCTCGGACTCGGCGACCTCCGAGGCGGCGGCCTCGAAGCTATAGGACTGTGCCCACCGGTAGGACTTGTCGGTCGTGCCGCCGAACTTCGCGTCCTCGGTGTCTACCTCGCCGATTTCCTTCTGGGGGACAACCCAGAGGCTGTTGGTCGGCTTGCGCCGCCCGTGCTGGACCTCGGCAAACATGAGCGCCATCTCGCGGTCGGGCGCGTGGACGTTTCCGCAGTGGGTGTGATACTCGCCCGCTTGGTCCTGTCGGAACACTTCCCAAATCATGGTTAGTCGGCCGCCTGCGGGGTCTGGCCCGCGCCCTTGGTCTCCCAGTCGTCCAAGCTATTGCGGACCCACTCGACGGCCTCTTGGGTCCGACTGCGCTTGCCAATCTGCTCGTGGCTTCCCGGCGAATCGTTCTTGGCGATGGTGAAAAACTCCTCCCAGTCGAGGTCGTCCTCCTCGACTTCGTAGGTGCCGTCGCCGTTCTCGCGGATGCGCGGTTCCTCGGGAATTTCGAGACCGTACTTCTTGGCCTTCGGGATGTAGGCGTTGAGGAAGGCGTTGCGCAGTTCGTCGTTGCTCATCGTCTTCAGGCCCACGTCGGCCGAGAAGTCGTGGTGAGTGGACTTGTCGTCGGTCGGTCCGAAGAACTGGATGATGCGGGGCCACCACGTCTCGAAGGCCTCCTGAGTCTTCTCCTGTTCGGCCTTCGACCCGGTCATGAGTTCGTAGAGGATGGCCTCGCCGTGCTTGACGTGGAACCCCTCCTCGAAGCACACCTTGTCCATCGCGTGGGCGTAGGGTTCCCAACTGGACTGCTTGAGCGTCGCCTGTCGGCGCATCGCCGCGCCGTCCACGAAGAAGGCGATCATCGGCGTCTCGACCCACGACTCCATCGGGTAGTGGAAGCAGTTGAGGAACTTCCCTTCGCCCTCGGCCAACTCGTCGAGCATCTGCTCGCGGGACTTGATACCCAACGACTCGGCGGCCCGGTAGAGCAGTTGCCCGTGGCCGATTTCGTCCTGCACCTTCGCGCTACACGCCAGCTTTCGGTCGAGGCTCGGAGCCTCCCGGATGAAGGGTCGTTCGAGGTACGCCCCCATTATCTCGCTGTTCGCGTGGAACTGAATCATCCGTGTCGCGGCCTTCCGGTACTTCTCCGGGAGGTCGTCTTTCGGACTGAACTCGCGCGGCCCGGCGCGCTCCTTGAGCTGTTCGATATCCATATATAATCATCTACGAACCCGACCGACATACCGATTCACCCGTCCATGTGGCGGGTTTAAATACGACGCCGAACACGTTTTCGGCATGACCGACCGGCCGACACGCCGACGCCCGGCCGACCGTCGAGCAGTAGCGCGAGTACCGACCGGACCACCGCAGAAGCCCTGCCGAACGACAACCCCGTTTGGGTGGACTGAAAGGGGCCGGTCGCTCGCGGCCGAAGGCCGTGGTCGTCTGGCCGACCCCTATCGGCGCGGGCAGTGCCGAGAGCGCCGATATGTCGGCCAGCGACCGTCACGCGAGCGAAGCGAGCGTGACCTCGGAAGTCGCAGCCCGCGTGGTTCGAGAGCGTCGCTCTCGTCATCCCAAAAATCTCCGATTTTTGGAGACAGCGCAGCGAGCAGGACCGTCTTCCGGCGGCGAGCGACCGGGGGCTTTCTGGACCTTCGTTACCGGAGTTCTCTCGTCTCTTGGCGAAGCGTCGATTCAGGAGGCGTCCGAAATTGATAGACGAATGTCTCGTCGTCGAGTTCTCGGTCACGGGCGACGACTGCCCGCTGGCGGAGGCCACCCGCGAGACGGGAACGACCATCGACGCTCGGCCGCCGCAACTCCGCCGCGACGAGAACGCGCTCTTGCGGTTCTCGGCGGGCGAGGAGACCGACGAACTCGCCGCGACGCTCGATGCCGACGACCGGATTCGCTATCTCCACGCCTCCCGGACCGACAGTCGGACGAACTTCCGGTGTCTGTCGAAACACCCCTGCGCCGTCCACGAGTTGACCGACGCCGGATTCATGGCCGAGACGTTGCAGTACCGGGAGGGCACCGAACGCTACACCGGCGCGGTCGTGGGCCACGACGTGCTACAGGGCGTCCTCGCGGCGGCCGCCGAGACGGTCGGCGTCTCGCTCGAACGGGTCTT
This genomic stretch from Halorussus pelagicus harbors:
- a CDS encoding Hsp20/alpha crystallin family protein is translated as MSRSNRRRPSDPDPEIAVDVAERGDEFVVTADLPGIRKQNIDVRVRNDRVQILADPETDDEGGGAFADRAREQGQVSRTIRLSERVSEKRTTAEYLNGRLTITLPKRERQQSVDVE
- a CDS encoding NOP5/NOP56 family protein; translated protein: MTEDGTRPETDGGGWFEGVAPDDTAAGAARIREGRADAPADWPARAVESGFADTEEDYYDALREATLRAAREGAAERERADDQQLVHAVRAMDDAAAEANELAERVAEWAGSRYPDAGTGVEYARELADRDPESATDERLISLARRVAELDDESDELREFIERETPEVSPNLAALAGPVLAARLISLAGGLESLAKKPSGTVQVLGAEDSLFAHLRGHAPSPKHGVIFTHEFVRGTRPDKRGSAARTLAGKLTIAARIDHYSGERKPELDAELQRRMDQIRGENDGEPEQQGGDA
- the paaA gene encoding 1,2-phenylacetyl-CoA epoxidase subunit PaaA, encoding MDIEQLKERAGPREFSPKDDLPEKYRKAATRMIQFHANSEIMGAYLERPFIREAPSLDRKLACSAKVQDEIGHGQLLYRAAESLGIKSREQMLDELAEGEGKFLNCFHYPMESWVETPMIAFFVDGAAMRRQATLKQSSWEPYAHAMDKVCFEEGFHVKHGEAILYELMTGSKAEQEKTQEAFETWWPRIIQFFGPTDDKSTHHDFSADVGLKTMSNDELRNAFLNAYIPKAKKYGLEIPEEPRIRENGDGTYEVEEDDLDWEEFFTIAKNDSPGSHEQIGKRSRTQEAVEWVRNSLDDWETKGAGQTPQAAD
- a CDS encoding methylated-DNA--[protein]-cysteine S-methyltransferase, whose product is MHAELFGRTVELDADSVAASEDEIRAQVAEYAAGERREFDLSVALADGFAGEVMAKMRAIPYGETRTYGEIADALDSAPVAVGRACGANPVPLVVPCHRVVGVDSLGGYSAGDGPALKRRLLELEGARE
- a CDS encoding helix-turn-helix domain-containing protein, translating into MIDECLVVEFSVTGDDCPLAEATRETGTTIDARPPQLRRDENALLRFSAGEETDELAATLDADDRIRYLHASRTDSRTNFRCLSKHPCAVHELTDAGFMAETLQYREGTERYTGAVVGHDVLQGVLAAAAETVGVSLERVFPLGSADDEAVAQRWDVTPAQEAALRAAMEMGYFTVPRGATATEVADELAISKSAFLERLRRGQATLFAQVFG
- the paaD gene encoding 1,2-phenylacetyl-CoA epoxidase subunit PaaD, whose protein sequence is MSSDLPYDPEIPDLREEDPADLDADEIPGTGGVSGSGDAAVPGLGDDCTDPALCAYTEYVEGEEVEDLPATGEGAAGIEAEVWDALYGVEDPEMPVSIVDLGLVYGLDVMEREDEGHHAEVLMTLTYSGCPARDMLTDEVERAVAGVSSIESVDLRLVWSPEWSIEMVTERGKADLNEFGLSV
- the paaB gene encoding 1,2-phenylacetyl-CoA epoxidase subunit PaaB — encoded protein: MIWEVFRQDQAGEYHTHCGNVHAPDREMALMFAEVQHGRRKPTNSLWVVPQKEIGEVDTEDAKFGGTTDKSYRWAQSYSFEAAASEVAESESEQVQAETERKRGDD
- the paaC gene encoding 1,2-phenylacetyl-CoA epoxidase subunit PaaC, which translates into the protein MASAEQLPGPDDLSAEEREAVETLLFRLADDEFVTAERYTEWQVRAPTLESDLALANITQDELGHARLWFDLLQDFGPDEPDLIWERPADEWHHATLAELPYEEGDWADPILRSYLYDVAEELRLEALVDSSYARIRDRVGKIRGEEDYHREHAENWLERLTDDDEGRRRVQQALDRLLPYALTLFAPVDDEIETRIDELGLRTETLADMREEWLDTVVPYLEGLGLTVDEVELPEQYDTHHEDLDLPEDIGRDTSHTDDWDDLWSEFTNTYRELDRHEATRIMNDPDDEE
- the paaE gene encoding 1,2-phenylacetyl-CoA epoxidase subunit PaaE, with product MRRPDPSVETSGEDSGAECPYCQSTDTEREHPKGPSLCRSMHYCNDCEQPFEKFE